A single Chloroflexota bacterium DNA region contains:
- a CDS encoding PHP domain-containing protein: protein MTVFDLHLHTVHGSSDSNLRPEQLIEEAQRIGLDGICLTEHSGGWENYQLIDTFKDSGLVVIGAVEVYTDVGHVIAIGIRHYVSGMHTAEGLRKVLDKAGGVMIPAHPFRNFFNRPPYNVNLLYKNYDGDLPTTAAEAAKHPLFELADDIEIANGSNTDKENLFTLEVARELGFTGTGGSDAHSTQGIGKCVTIFDGDIRNEADLIEAIRAKAFTAGQGLHVGNLEPFGERSVSEAAD, encoded by the coding sequence TTGACAGTATTTGACCTACATCTACACACTGTTCACGGCAGCAGCGACAGCAACCTTCGTCCCGAACAGCTCATCGAAGAAGCGCAGCGCATAGGGCTTGACGGCATTTGCCTCACCGAGCACTCCGGCGGCTGGGAAAACTACCAACTCATAGACACATTCAAGGATTCCGGTCTTGTGGTAATTGGGGCGGTCGAAGTGTACACGGATGTTGGGCATGTGATCGCAATCGGGATACGCCACTACGTCAGCGGCATGCACACTGCCGAAGGTTTGCGCAAAGTCCTCGATAAGGCGGGTGGCGTGATGATTCCGGCGCATCCGTTCCGCAACTTCTTCAACCGTCCACCGTACAATGTCAACCTGCTGTACAAGAACTACGACGGCGACCTCCCGACAACTGCGGCTGAGGCAGCGAAGCATCCGCTGTTTGAGCTTGCGGACGATATAGAAATAGCCAACGGCAGCAATACTGACAAGGAAAACCTGTTCACGCTGGAAGTGGCGCGCGAGCTCGGTTTCACAGGAACGGGCGGCAGCGACGCGCATTCCACGCAAGGCATTGGCAAGTGCGTAACCATCTTCGACGGCGACATCCGCAACGAAGCCGACCTGATCGAAGCGATAAGGGCGAAGGCATTCACCGCCGGGCAAGGACTACATGTAGGCAATCTCGAACCATTCGGCGAGCGAAGCGTATCGGAAGCCGCTGACTAA
- the ispE gene encoding 4-(cytidine 5'-diphospho)-2-C-methyl-D-erythritol kinase, with amino-acid sequence MRKMCCNMPTSTPSAGRKRCLLTNGATFTRHGGCAILNPMLTLKAYAKINLTLEALGRREDGYHEVATIMQTVDLHDTVRLAPADDLTLTCDDPALESSDNLAYKAAALLRKESGYEGGATIGIEKAIPVSAGLGGGSSDAAATLRGLNDLWQLGMGMARLEALAAQLGSDVPFLLQGGTAIGLGRGERIRRIPPPEVQWLVVVTPDVRHTGGASSKTAALYGMLTPANYTRGYLTRKLEARIRVGKDMPAQFLFNVFDDVAFDAYPGLEQCWNTFAELGAREIHISGSGPSIYALMPRREVGTAIQLLLRHKHGLNAHLVSAVWP; translated from the coding sequence ATGCGGAAGATGTGCTGCAACATGCCAACATCGACCCCAAGCGCAGGCCGCAAACGCTGTCTCTTGACGAATGGGGCGACCTTTACGCGGCATGGCGGCTGCGCTATCCTGAATCCGATGCTCACACTCAAGGCATACGCGAAAATTAACCTCACGCTAGAGGCGCTCGGTCGCCGGGAAGACGGCTATCACGAAGTCGCCACCATCATGCAGACCGTTGACCTGCATGATACCGTGCGTCTCGCGCCCGCAGATGACCTGACGCTAACTTGCGACGATCCGGCGTTGGAATCTTCGGACAATCTGGCGTACAAGGCAGCGGCGCTGCTGCGCAAAGAGAGCGGCTATGAAGGCGGCGCAACCATTGGCATTGAGAAGGCGATTCCCGTGTCCGCAGGGCTTGGTGGCGGCAGCAGCGACGCGGCGGCGACCCTGCGCGGGCTGAACGACCTGTGGCAACTTGGCATGGGCATGGCACGGCTCGAAGCGCTTGCGGCGCAGCTTGGCTCGGATGTGCCGTTCCTGTTACAGGGCGGCACGGCTATCGGGCTGGGCAGAGGCGAGCGCATTCGCCGCATTCCACCGCCGGAAGTGCAGTGGCTAGTGGTCGTAACGCCCGATGTGCGGCACACCGGCGGCGCAAGCAGCAAGACTGCCGCGCTGTACGGCATGCTCACGCCCGCGAACTACACTCGTGGCTATTTGACGCGCAAGTTAGAGGCGAGGATTCGCGTGGGCAAGGATATGCCGGCGCAATTCCTGTTCAACGTGTTTGACGATGTGGCATTCGACGCCTATCCCGGCTTGGAGCAGTGCTGGAACACATTCGCAGAACTCGGCGCGCGCGAAATCCACATATCCGGCAGCGGTCCGTCCATCTACGCGCTAATGCCGCGCCGCGAAGTCGGCACTGCCATCCAACTGCTGCTGCGACACAAACACGGCTTGAACGCGCATCTGGTGTCAGCAGTATGGCCGTAG
- a CDS encoding acetate--CoA ligase, whose amino-acid sequence MQVVNPIASRWRREASDDPVAFWERAAESLPWFRKWDDVFDWQPPEFRWFSGAKTNLAYNCIDHHVERGWGGHAALVYANERGERQVFTYSQLKHEVERIAAALRGMSIGKGDRITIYMPISAEAIMLMLATVRIGAIHSVVFAGFGAGALGDRIQASGSRLVFTTDITYRKGRDIPLKHIVDASLEVGGESVERVVVLRRSPDTPMNPERDLDWNDFIAQGAGHDGSHEEMESNEPAYILATSGTTAKPKLVVHAHGGYQVGIHSMGKWCFGLRDTDVWWSTSDIGWVVGHSYIVYAPLLAGATTIAFEGAIDHPDPDAIWQISEEFGVTGMFTSPTAVRLLMRYGDEGKPKTALPTLERVFCAGEVLNPPAWEWLQREALEDRIPVIDHYWQTETGGPLVGNPYGLSMLPIKPGSSGTPMPGIEAAIMTPEGELCETGEKGILVITRPFPSLTPTLWGDEQRYGEDYWGRVPDRQVYFTGDSAHMDEDGYVWFAGRADEIIKIAAHRIGTIEVESAFLTHPAVAEAGVTGRPDELRGEVISAFVVLRNDYAPSDELKAELLQAVRRELGPVAVISEINFVDLLPKTRSGKIMRRVFKAVVLDQDPGDITTIEEEGSVEEARQAWQAMVASIRGNE is encoded by the coding sequence ATGCAAGTAGTCAACCCTATTGCTAGCCGGTGGCGCAGGGAGGCTTCCGATGACCCGGTTGCCTTTTGGGAGCGCGCGGCGGAGAGCCTGCCGTGGTTCCGCAAGTGGGACGATGTTTTCGACTGGCAGCCGCCTGAGTTTCGGTGGTTCAGCGGCGCGAAGACGAACCTCGCTTACAACTGCATCGACCACCATGTCGAGCGTGGTTGGGGCGGGCATGCCGCCCTTGTCTATGCAAACGAACGCGGCGAGAGGCAGGTTTTCACATACTCGCAGCTCAAGCACGAAGTCGAGCGCATTGCTGCGGCGTTGCGCGGTATGAGCATCGGTAAGGGCGACCGTATCACCATCTACATGCCCATCAGCGCAGAGGCAATTATGCTGATGCTCGCCACCGTGCGCATCGGCGCGATTCACAGCGTCGTATTCGCCGGATTCGGCGCAGGCGCGCTTGGCGACCGCATACAGGCGAGCGGCTCGCGGCTGGTCTTCACCACAGACATTACATATCGCAAAGGGCGCGACATCCCGCTCAAGCACATCGTGGACGCGTCGCTTGAAGTCGGCGGAGAATCGGTTGAGCGCGTGGTCGTGCTTAGGCGCAGCCCCGACACGCCGATGAACCCGGAACGCGACCTCGACTGGAACGATTTCATCGCGCAAGGCGCCGGACACGACGGCAGCCATGAAGAGATGGAATCCAACGAACCTGCGTACATCCTCGCCACATCCGGCACGACCGCCAAGCCGAAACTCGTGGTGCACGCGCACGGCGGCTACCAAGTCGGCATCCACAGCATGGGCAAGTGGTGCTTCGGGCTACGCGACACCGATGTATGGTGGTCAACATCGGACATTGGCTGGGTCGTCGGGCATTCGTACATCGTCTATGCGCCGCTGCTTGCCGGCGCGACGACCATCGCGTTTGAAGGCGCGATAGACCACCCGGACCCGGACGCGATTTGGCAGATAAGCGAAGAGTTCGGCGTAACGGGCATGTTCACATCGCCCACCGCCGTGCGCTTGCTGATGCGCTATGGCGACGAGGGCAAGCCCAAGACCGCGCTGCCCACACTAGAGCGAGTCTTCTGCGCCGGCGAGGTGCTGAACCCGCCCGCTTGGGAATGGCTACAGCGCGAAGCGCTCGAAGACAGGATTCCCGTCATCGACCATTACTGGCAAACCGAGACCGGCGGACCGCTCGTAGGCAACCCTTATGGCTTGTCAATGCTGCCAATCAAGCCCGGTTCGAGCGGCACGCCTATGCCCGGCATCGAAGCCGCCATTATGACGCCGGAAGGCGAACTATGCGAGACCGGCGAGAAGGGCATTCTGGTCATCACTCGGCCGTTCCCCAGCCTGACACCGACGCTTTGGGGCGACGAACAGCGCTATGGCGAAGACTATTGGGGTCGCGTGCCTGACCGGCAGGTCTATTTCACCGGCGACTCGGCGCATATGGACGAAGACGGCTATGTATGGTTTGCGGGACGCGCGGACGAAATCATCAAGATTGCGGCGCATCGCATTGGCACGATAGAAGTCGAGTCTGCGTTCCTGACGCATCCGGCAGTCGCGGAGGCGGGTGTAACCGGACGGCCGGACGAACTGCGCGGCGAGGTCATATCGGCGTTCGTGGTGCTGCGAAACGACTACGCGCCCTCGGACGAGCTGAAAGCAGAGCTGCTGCAAGCGGTACGGCGCGAGCTTGGACCCGTCGCGGTCATCAGCGAGATAAACTTCGTTGACCTGCTGCCCAAAACCCGCAGCGGCAAGATAATGCGCCGAGTGTTCAAGGCGGTTGTGCTAGACCAAGACCCCGGTGACATCACCACCATTGAAGAAGAAGGCTCGGTCGAAGAGGCACGACAAGCGTGGCAAGCGATGGTGGCGAGCATCAGGGGCAACGAATAA
- the rsmA gene encoding ribosomal RNA small subunit methyltransferase A: MLRHAPAKKSLAQNFLTDRRIVSRIIAAADIAPDDNVLEIGPGRGILTRPLADRTASLTAVELDDDLAAELTTEFAEHSHVNIVHADARHVDISSLLADGARYKLIANLPYYAAQPIIRRFLEAERQPTMMVVMVQREVARNMTAAPGGMTLLSVATQLYGKPRIVGSVPPRAFRPAPKVTSAIVRIDVYSRLALDLDSVDAFFTLVRAGFSAPRKQIHNCLQNGLTQNGLTITRVDAEDVLQHANIDPKRRPQTLSLDEWGDLYAAWRLRYPESDAHTQGIREN, encoded by the coding sequence CGCCAAAAAATCCCTAGCCCAAAACTTCCTCACCGACCGCCGTATCGTATCCCGCATCATCGCCGCCGCTGACATCGCGCCGGACGACAATGTGCTTGAAATTGGGCCCGGTCGCGGCATACTCACCCGCCCGCTTGCCGACAGAACCGCGAGCCTGACCGCAGTCGAACTAGACGACGACCTTGCCGCCGAGCTGACTACGGAATTCGCCGAGCATTCCCATGTGAACATCGTTCACGCGGACGCCCGACACGTTGATATATCATCCCTGCTGGCGGACGGCGCGCGCTACAAGCTCATCGCCAACCTGCCGTACTACGCAGCGCAGCCGATAATCCGCAGATTTCTCGAAGCCGAGCGGCAGCCCACGATGATGGTCGTGATGGTACAGCGAGAAGTGGCTCGCAATATGACAGCAGCACCCGGCGGCATGACACTGCTGTCAGTCGCGACGCAGCTCTATGGCAAGCCGCGCATTGTCGGCAGTGTGCCTCCGCGCGCATTCCGCCCCGCGCCGAAGGTAACATCCGCCATCGTTCGCATCGACGTATATTCGCGGCTCGCGCTTGACTTGGATAGCGTCGATGCGTTCTTTACACTGGTGCGCGCCGGATTTTCCGCGCCGCGCAAGCAAATTCACAACTGCCTGCAAAACGGACTGACGCAAAACGGGCTGACGATTACACGCGTCGATGCGGAAGATGTGCTGCAACATGCCAACATCGACCCCAAGCGCAGGCCGCAAACGCTGTCTCTTGACGAATGGGGCGACCTTTACGCGGCATGGCGGCTGCGCTATCCTGAATCCGATGCTCACACTCAAGGCATACGCGAAAATTAA